From a region of the Flavobacterium branchiarum genome:
- a CDS encoding acyl-CoA thioester hydrolase/BAAT C-terminal domain-containing protein, translated as MSLIKYVIPIFFSCFLINAQNEENFHLQKAGFEKLTVKAKNDTIVFLMSKSESKEPKPTILFLQGSLPLPILFYDQDGSNSLIPFSIKEYSQKFNFVIIARKGIPLIGTYDRDANGYVDEKGEVPKEYSDNNNLGYRVSQVNAVINYLYADKRFKKDSIFVIGHSEGYRVACKLAENNTKIAKLVCMSADPFNRVSESILRERVKGFGANNDEASQLEIDKLIEDYKNISVNKIAFKDNVNFNNWLSYNENSSYTSLGKFKNPILVVYGGADIGSAHNDLLPFLLPKSNIKLKAYPNYGHNYEKKEIDSNGNALEDSYHWDDVFKDVVNWLVL; from the coding sequence AAAAAGCAGGTTTTGAGAAATTAACCGTAAAGGCAAAGAACGACACGATTGTTTTTTTAATGTCTAAAAGTGAATCTAAAGAACCAAAACCTACAATTTTATTTCTTCAAGGTTCATTGCCTCTCCCTATTCTTTTTTATGATCAAGATGGATCGAATTCCTTAATTCCGTTTAGTATCAAAGAGTATTCACAAAAATTCAATTTTGTCATTATTGCAAGAAAAGGAATTCCTTTAATTGGAACTTATGATAGAGATGCAAATGGGTATGTTGATGAAAAAGGAGAAGTTCCCAAAGAGTACAGTGACAACAATAATCTAGGCTACAGAGTGAGTCAAGTTAATGCGGTTATTAACTATTTATATGCTGATAAAAGGTTTAAAAAAGACTCAATCTTCGTCATCGGACATTCAGAAGGCTATAGAGTAGCTTGTAAACTGGCAGAGAACAATACCAAAATTGCTAAACTAGTTTGTATGTCAGCAGATCCTTTTAATAGAGTATCTGAAAGTATTTTGCGAGAGCGAGTTAAAGGTTTTGGAGCCAATAATGATGAAGCTTCTCAATTAGAAATTGATAAATTAATAGAGGATTACAAAAATATTTCTGTAAATAAAATAGCGTTTAAGGATAATGTAAATTTTAATAACTGGTTGAGTTATAACGAAAATTCAAGTTATACAAGCCTAGGGAAATTTAAGAATCCAATATTGGTCGTTTATGGTGGAGCCGATATTGGGTCAGCACACAATGATTTATTACCTTTCTTACTACCTAAAAGCAACATCAAACTCAAAGCTTATCCTAATTATGGACATAATTATGAAAAGAAAGAAATCGATTCTAACGGAAACGCATTAGAAGATAGTTACCATTGGGACGATGTATTTAAAGATGTCGTTAATTGGCTCGTTTTATAG
- a CDS encoding alpha/beta hydrolase family protein, translating to MKCCLLILTLFFVFVGSAQSTLQNRDYILNDRFPLDKYAKMKKIHSHLEKVNIYDLTYTSFDKTRVKGFVLLPNQNQKKYPVIIYNRGGNGSYAMVNDQYIVTFLSKIASRGFIVIGSQLRGSDGSEGIDEFGGKEIDDVLSLFNIINSIEMADTTKIAQIGWSRGGITNFQLLKRTKKIRTTITIAGPSDILKTKRKEMFEVYKNRIRNYSLDSIYFSNKISPIFQIDSVLNKKESFLFIHGDLDEKVAVSDSKELYEKTLKNGFKSEFILFENSEHSLFNQFGKLISDIVLWLNTQLI from the coding sequence ATGAAATGTTGTTTACTTATTTTGACTTTGTTTTTTGTATTTGTTGGAAGTGCTCAATCTACACTACAAAATAGAGATTATATCCTCAATGATAGATTTCCTTTGGATAAATATGCCAAAATGAAAAAAATCCATTCCCATCTTGAAAAAGTAAACATTTACGATTTAACCTATACTTCTTTTGATAAGACAAGAGTTAAAGGATTTGTACTACTACCTAATCAAAATCAAAAAAAATATCCAGTAATAATCTATAACAGAGGTGGAAATGGAAGTTATGCTATGGTCAACGATCAATATATTGTAACTTTTTTATCCAAAATTGCAAGTAGAGGCTTTATCGTAATTGGCTCCCAACTAAGAGGTTCAGATGGAAGTGAAGGCATAGATGAATTTGGAGGAAAAGAGATCGATGATGTACTGTCGTTATTTAATATTATCAATAGTATCGAAATGGCTGACACAACAAAAATTGCTCAAATAGGCTGGAGTAGAGGTGGTATCACTAATTTCCAATTATTAAAAAGAACAAAAAAAATTAGAACAACTATTACCATTGCAGGGCCAAGTGATATTCTTAAAACAAAGCGAAAAGAAATGTTCGAAGTTTACAAGAATAGAATTAGAAATTATTCATTAGACTCTATTTATTTTTCTAATAAAATATCTCCAATATTTCAGATTGATTCAGTTCTAAATAAAAAAGAGAGCTTTTTGTTTATTCATGGGGATTTGGATGAGAAAGTCGCAGTATCTGATAGTAAAGAGCTTTATGAAAAGACTTTAAAAAATGGTTTTAAGTCTGAGTTTATTCTTTTTGAAAATTCAGAACATAGTTTATTCAATCAATTTGGAAAGTTAATAAGCGACATTGTTCTTTGGCTGAATACCCAGTTAATTTAA
- a CDS encoding CPBP family glutamic-type intramembrane protease yields the protein MFKNFKKDIRDLFFSPNSIEYLGFSSNFRLVLYYYFIFILFLISLSIFVGWVKYFFNSESYIVLPANILFLKVAVFAPIMEEIIFRLLIRVNKFNLIIFSVFLIVFVLYEKYILSTVVYYVFNGFFLLLLFFKKLNYKLNRQLDKSKYLSLLIYISCFLFGLYHVPNFKDCSLFDIVVIAYLFSKIIAGFIFILLRLKFGIIASILFHMFINSLAYMMVS from the coding sequence ATGTTTAAAAATTTTAAGAAAGATATTAGAGATCTCTTTTTCTCTCCAAATTCAATAGAGTATTTAGGGTTTTCTTCTAATTTTAGATTGGTCCTTTACTATTATTTTATCTTCATTTTGTTCTTAATTTCCTTGTCGATATTTGTTGGGTGGGTTAAATACTTTTTTAATAGCGAGTCTTACATCGTATTGCCAGCAAATATTTTATTTTTAAAAGTAGCTGTTTTTGCTCCAATCATGGAAGAAATCATATTCCGATTATTGATAAGAGTAAACAAATTTAATTTAATTATATTTTCTGTTTTCCTAATAGTTTTTGTTTTGTATGAAAAATACATCTTGTCAACAGTTGTTTATTATGTATTTAATGGTTTTTTTTTACTACTTCTTTTCTTTAAAAAACTTAATTACAAACTTAATAGGCAGTTAGATAAAAGCAAGTATTTGTCATTACTAATTTATATATCATGTTTTCTTTTTGGATTATATCATGTGCCCAATTTTAAAGACTGTTCTCTATTTGATATTGTAGTAATAGCCTATTTGTTTTCAAAAATTATAGCTGGTTTTATTTTTATCCTTTTAAGATTAAAATTTGGAATAATTGCTTCTATACTATTTCATATGTTCATAAATTCATTGGCATATATGATGGTTTCATAA
- a CDS encoding S41 family peptidase yields MVTFFKKKFIIPVAAAGFLFVGTSFKDDFFEIAKQIEIFTTLFKAVNTNYVDETNPGDLMDKAVKSMLASLDPYTVYFNEQDVINFKINNSGEYTGIGAMITRKADRLIIKEQYKDYPADKAGLKAGDEIIQIGDVLIADFKDDASQLLKGAKNTKIAIKYLRQGKTNTTTIVLDEIDIKSVPFFGMIDSKTGYIVLAHFNRKASAETQSALEQLKRDGATQIVLDLRGNPGGLLNEAVNICNLFVPKNEVIVTTKSRIEKHNNTYKTTKEPIDTQIPLAILVNGRSASASEIVSGALQDLDRAVVLGSRSFGKGLVQRSVDLTYGTQLKVTISRYYTPSGRCIQALDYAHKDKNGVAIKTDAKNFNAFKTRKGRTVYDGGGVMPDIELAEANLSAITNALLKNDGIFDYATTYYYKNPNLGTQIPNLTDADYSSFKQFLKTNQITFDTETEVALKKTLAAAKKEKIDETITTEYQQLLNALEKSETTLLDKNQKEIKNLILEELIKRYQYQEGLYQYYIKNNAEIKKAVGVLNNQTEYKSILKM; encoded by the coding sequence ATGGTCACGTTTTTCAAAAAAAAATTCATCATTCCTGTCGCTGCAGCAGGATTTTTATTCGTTGGAACTAGTTTCAAAGATGACTTCTTCGAAATTGCTAAGCAAATAGAAATCTTCACTACCTTATTTAAAGCAGTCAACACCAATTATGTAGACGAAACCAATCCTGGTGATTTAATGGATAAAGCCGTTAAAAGCATGTTGGCGAGTTTAGATCCTTACACGGTTTACTTTAACGAACAAGATGTCATCAATTTTAAAATCAATAATAGCGGAGAATATACTGGTATTGGTGCTATGATTACTCGTAAAGCTGATCGTTTAATTATAAAAGAACAATACAAAGATTATCCTGCCGATAAAGCGGGACTTAAAGCTGGTGACGAAATTATTCAGATTGGCGATGTGCTAATTGCTGATTTTAAAGATGATGCTTCGCAATTGCTAAAAGGAGCTAAAAACACTAAAATCGCTATTAAATATCTTCGTCAAGGAAAAACCAATACTACTACTATTGTTCTGGATGAAATTGATATCAAATCGGTTCCTTTCTTCGGAATGATTGACTCTAAAACCGGATATATTGTTTTGGCTCATTTTAACCGTAAAGCTTCTGCAGAAACTCAAAGTGCTTTGGAGCAACTTAAACGTGATGGAGCTACCCAGATTGTTTTGGATTTGAGAGGAAATCCGGGTGGTCTTCTTAATGAGGCTGTGAATATTTGCAACCTTTTTGTGCCAAAAAATGAGGTTATCGTTACTACGAAATCAAGAATCGAAAAACACAACAACACATACAAAACAACTAAAGAACCAATAGATACACAAATTCCGTTAGCAATTTTAGTCAATGGAAGAAGTGCTTCGGCATCCGAGATTGTCTCAGGGGCACTGCAAGATTTAGATCGTGCTGTTGTTCTTGGAAGTCGTAGTTTTGGAAAAGGACTGGTTCAACGCTCTGTTGATCTTACTTATGGAACTCAGTTAAAAGTAACTATATCACGCTATTACACTCCTTCTGGAAGATGTATTCAAGCATTAGACTATGCTCATAAAGACAAAAATGGTGTTGCTATAAAAACGGATGCTAAAAACTTTAATGCTTTTAAGACCCGAAAAGGAAGAACGGTTTATGATGGTGGTGGAGTTATGCCTGATATTGAATTAGCAGAGGCTAACTTGAGCGCTATCACTAATGCTTTATTAAAAAACGATGGTATTTTTGATTATGCGACGACTTACTATTATAAAAATCCAAATCTAGGAACTCAAATTCCGAACTTAACAGATGCTGATTATAGTAGCTTCAAGCAATTTTTAAAAACGAACCAAATTACTTTTGATACCGAAACTGAAGTAGCACTGAAAAAAACATTGGCTGCTGCCAAAAAAGAAAAAATAGACGAGACTATTACTACCGAATACCAACAATTACTGAATGCTCTTGAGAAAAGTGAAACTACTTTGCTTGACAAAAACCAAAAAGAGATCAAAAATTTGATTTTAGAAGAGTTAATAAAGAGGTACCAATATCAGGAAGGTTTGTATCAATACTACATTAAAAACAACGCTGAAATTAAAAAAGCAGTTGGTGTTTTAAACAATCAAACAGAATATAAATCAATATTAAAGATGTAA
- the rnpA gene encoding ribonuclease P protein component: protein MSFTYPKNERLKSKTIIGLLFSEGKSVSKYPLRLVYYSGPLEENQQIKVGVSVSKKYFKKAVDRNYFKRVLRETYRLNKHILLDNLDKPYSFMLFYQTKDRLSYQEINTKTIQLFEKFLLQVNPKPETEAETDLQNDTIQ from the coding sequence ATGAGCTTTACTTACCCAAAAAACGAACGCCTTAAAAGCAAAACAATAATTGGACTACTTTTTTCTGAAGGGAAATCAGTGTCTAAATATCCGTTGCGATTGGTTTATTACTCAGGCCCTTTGGAGGAAAATCAGCAAATAAAAGTGGGCGTTTCGGTATCCAAAAAATATTTCAAAAAAGCCGTTGATCGCAATTACTTCAAACGTGTTTTGCGCGAAACGTACCGTTTAAACAAACATATTCTACTTGATAATTTAGACAAGCCATATTCGTTTATGCTCTTTTATCAAACAAAAGACAGGTTGTCTTATCAAGAAATCAATACTAAGACCATTCAATTGTTTGAAAAATTTCTACTTCAAGTAAACCCAAAACCCGAAACGGAAGCTGAAACAGATTTACAAAACGATACCATTCAATAA
- a CDS encoding lysophospholipid acyltransferase family protein: protein MQKLISYPISVVYYLCFGFCLAIFHPIQWICFNVFGYQAHKKSVDYLNFFLVKCTNIIGTTYKFENRELIPEGVPLIFVSNHQSMYDIVAMIWYLRRFHCKFVSKKELGSGIPSVSYNLRHGGSVLIDRKDPKQAIPTIKGLSEYIEKYKRSAVIFPEGTRSKTGKPKEFAQSGLKILCKYAPSAYVVPVSINNSWKMVRYGFFPVGLGNHLTFTIHKPLAVKDYDFATIMEKSEKAVVEGIKI, encoded by the coding sequence ATGCAAAAACTAATTTCGTATCCCATATCCGTTGTTTATTATTTGTGTTTTGGATTTTGCTTAGCAATTTTCCATCCAATACAATGGATCTGTTTTAATGTTTTTGGCTACCAAGCACATAAAAAAAGTGTTGATTACCTTAATTTCTTCTTGGTAAAATGCACCAATATTATAGGAACAACGTATAAATTTGAGAATAGGGAACTAATTCCTGAGGGAGTTCCTCTTATTTTTGTTTCAAATCACCAAAGTATGTATGATATTGTGGCAATGATTTGGTATTTACGTCGTTTTCATTGTAAATTTGTAAGCAAGAAGGAGTTAGGTTCAGGAATACCAAGTGTGTCTTATAATTTACGTCATGGAGGATCTGTTCTTATTGACAGAAAAGACCCTAAGCAAGCCATTCCAACAATCAAAGGATTGTCTGAATATATAGAAAAATACAAACGTTCAGCTGTTATTTTCCCCGAAGGGACTCGAAGTAAAACCGGGAAACCAAAGGAATTTGCACAAAGCGGTTTAAAAATATTATGCAAATATGCGCCATCAGCATATGTTGTACCTGTTAGTATTAATAACTCATGGAAAATGGTGAGATATGGCTTTTTTCCTGTGGGTTTAGGAAATCACCTTACCTTTACCATTCATAAACCGTTGGCAGTTAAAGATTATGATTTTGCAACGATAATGGAGAAGTCGGAAAAGGCTGTAGTAGAAGGAATTAAAATTTAA
- a CDS encoding acyl-ACP desaturase, giving the protein MSIKNIRLEVMQFLEKNVDSFVEQYLIPVEKIWQPSDFLPNSESDTFFDEVKELREIAKDLPYDFWVTLVGDTITEEALPTYESWLMDVEGINQVENGGNGWSKWIRQWTGEENRHGDLLNKYLYLSGRVNMREIEMTTQHLINDGFDIGTGSDPYKNFVYTSFQELATYVSHNRVAQMAKKYGDNKLSKMCKMIAGDEMRHHHAYSEFVNRIFQVDPSEMMLAFQYMMKAKIVMPAHFLRESGQKISSAFEQFSDSAQRIGVYTANDYVDIMQKLIDKWEIDKIGGLTDEAEKARDYLMKLPGRMAKISERLVIPQESHIFKWVEPARL; this is encoded by the coding sequence ATGTCAATAAAAAACATTCGATTAGAAGTAATGCAGTTTTTAGAGAAAAACGTAGACAGCTTCGTTGAACAGTATTTGATACCTGTTGAGAAAATTTGGCAGCCGTCAGATTTTTTACCTAACTCAGAAAGTGATACTTTTTTTGATGAGGTAAAAGAGCTACGTGAAATTGCTAAAGATTTACCTTATGATTTCTGGGTAACTTTAGTTGGAGATACCATTACTGAAGAGGCTTTGCCTACTTATGAATCATGGTTAATGGATGTGGAAGGTATTAATCAAGTAGAAAACGGTGGAAACGGATGGTCTAAATGGATCAGACAGTGGACAGGTGAAGAAAATCGTCACGGTGATTTACTAAATAAATATTTGTACTTGTCTGGTCGTGTAAACATGCGCGAAATAGAAATGACTACACAGCATTTAATCAACGATGGTTTTGATATTGGAACTGGAAGTGATCCATATAAAAACTTTGTTTATACAAGTTTTCAAGAATTAGCAACGTATGTTTCTCATAACAGAGTAGCACAAATGGCTAAGAAGTATGGAGATAATAAACTGTCTAAGATGTGTAAAATGATTGCTGGTGACGAAATGCGCCATCATCATGCTTACAGCGAATTTGTTAACCGTATTTTTCAAGTAGATCCTAGCGAAATGATGCTTGCTTTTCAATATATGATGAAAGCAAAAATCGTTATGCCTGCGCATTTCTTGAGAGAATCTGGACAAAAAATAAGTTCTGCTTTCGAACAATTTTCTGATTCAGCACAACGTATTGGTGTTTACACTGCTAATGATTATGTTGATATCATGCAAAAGTTAATCGATAAATGGGAAATTGATAAAATCGGTGGGCTAACAGATGAAGCTGAAAAAGCACGTGATTACTTGATGAAATTACCTGGAAGAATGGCTAAAATTTCTGAAAGATTAGTTATTCCTCAAGAGTCACATATCTTTAAATGGGTTGAACCAGCTAGACTGTAA
- a CDS encoding HD domain-containing protein — MIHNEIINKTITFVKEKLNNAEGGHDWFHIERVYKNALLIAKNTPCDVTVVKLGALLHDIADSKFHNGDETIGPKTARLFLESENVSEDVIAHVVNIIENISYKGGNFEKKFSSVELDIVQDADRLDAIGAIGVARAFNYGGFKDRKLHDPSIAPITNMTKEEYKNNNAPTINHFYEKLLLLKDKMNTDTGKQIAAERHLFMEKFLSQFYAEWEGVK, encoded by the coding sequence ATGATTCACAACGAGATTATTAATAAGACCATCACTTTTGTAAAAGAGAAACTGAATAATGCCGAAGGTGGACATGATTGGTTTCATATTGAGCGTGTATATAAAAACGCACTTTTAATCGCTAAAAACACGCCTTGTGATGTTACAGTGGTTAAATTGGGTGCTTTGCTACATGATATTGCCGATAGTAAGTTTCATAACGGAGATGAGACCATAGGGCCTAAAACAGCCCGTTTGTTTTTAGAGTCTGAAAATGTTTCTGAAGACGTTATAGCTCATGTTGTAAATATCATCGAAAACATATCTTATAAAGGAGGGAATTTTGAAAAGAAGTTTAGCTCTGTGGAATTAGATATCGTACAAGATGCAGATCGTTTAGATGCTATTGGTGCCATTGGAGTGGCGAGGGCATTTAATTATGGAGGGTTTAAGGATAGAAAACTTCATGATCCTAGTATTGCTCCAATAACAAATATGACTAAAGAAGAATATAAGAATAACAATGCACCAACAATAAATCATTTTTATGAAAAATTGTTGTTGTTAAAAGATAAAATGAATACCGATACTGGTAAGCAAATTGCCGCTGAAAGACATTTGTTTATGGAAAAATTCCTTTCGCAATTTTATGCTGAATGGGAAGGGGTGAAGTAG
- a CDS encoding enoyl-CoA hydratase/isomerase family protein: MNYENILISIEEKIATVTINRPTKLNALNKKTINDLQKAFKLLGKNNDVRVIVLTGSGEKAFVAGADISEFANYTIEEGTALAAEGQEKLFDFIENLKKPVIAAVNGFALGGGLELAMACHFRIASDNAKMGLPEVSLGLIPGYGGTQRLPQLIGKGRAMEMIMTAGMLNAEEAKEYGLVNHVVPQAELISYCNTIAEKIIKNAPIAISKAIKAINANYKDGKNGYEVEIKSFGKCFGTKDFIEGTTAFLEKRKAVFTGK; this comes from the coding sequence ATGAACTACGAAAATATACTAATCTCAATCGAAGAGAAAATTGCAACAGTTACTATTAATCGTCCGACTAAGCTTAATGCTTTAAACAAAAAGACTATTAATGATCTACAAAAAGCTTTTAAACTATTAGGAAAAAACAATGATGTTCGTGTAATTGTTTTAACTGGAAGTGGCGAAAAAGCATTTGTTGCTGGTGCTGATATTTCTGAATTTGCTAATTATACTATCGAAGAAGGAACTGCTTTAGCTGCTGAAGGTCAGGAGAAGTTATTTGATTTTATCGAAAATCTAAAGAAACCTGTCATCGCTGCTGTTAATGGTTTTGCTCTTGGGGGCGGATTAGAATTAGCAATGGCTTGTCATTTTAGAATCGCTTCTGATAATGCTAAAATGGGATTACCTGAAGTTTCATTGGGGCTTATTCCTGGATATGGAGGAACGCAACGTTTACCACAACTTATTGGTAAAGGCCGCGCAATGGAAATGATCATGACTGCAGGAATGCTGAACGCTGAAGAAGCTAAAGAATACGGATTGGTTAATCACGTAGTTCCTCAGGCTGAACTTATTTCTTATTGCAATACTATTGCTGAAAAGATTATTAAGAATGCTCCAATCGCTATTTCTAAAGCAATTAAAGCTATAAATGCTAATTATAAAGATGGAAAAAATGGTTATGAAGTCGAAATAAAGTCTTTCGGTAAATGCTTTGGAACTAAAGATTTTATCGAAGGAACTACTGCATTTTTAGAAAAAAGAAAAGCAGTTTTTACAGGAAAATAG
- a CDS encoding PAS domain-containing sensor histidine kinase, with amino-acid sequence MFKNFKMSMLSLRVRIFLSMIVLIVVASVLLASISIIQFKNEAKEYHQERLERKENAVKEHINYVLSTTTYPLKTANLDLIFKDKIHELAQIHNIEINIYSLKGELLKSSKESFAVDKVPPPIPEYILKLVRSSIEKRFVDIKTQDGVKNRSSYSLIKDEKFKPLGILNLPYIEDDSYYENELNTFLIRLGQVYSFMLIVAFALAYFLSTYITKSLKTISDKLSETNLNQKNEKIVLEASSKEINFLIKSYNGMVEKLEKSAIKLAQSEREEAWREMAKQVAHEIKNPLTPMRLTVQSYQRKFDPLAPDAKQKLNDYSETLIQQIDTMSAVASAFSNFASMPAQQNETLNVVEVVELSLDIFNEEYLVFESDEEEIISKMDRTQLIRIITNLVKNATQAIPEIQNNKSILVTVKRKEDNVEITVKDNGIGIQKQDIERVFEPKFTTKNSGMGLGLGIIKNIIENYKGTITFETEYGKGTTFTVTLPITNS; translated from the coding sequence ATGTTTAAGAACTTCAAAATGTCGATGCTTTCGTTGCGTGTTAGGATATTCCTTTCGATGATTGTATTGATTGTTGTGGCTTCGGTTTTACTAGCTTCGATTTCTATTATTCAATTTAAGAATGAAGCTAAAGAATACCATCAAGAACGGTTGGAACGCAAAGAAAATGCTGTAAAAGAACATATCAATTATGTTTTATCGACAACAACCTATCCTTTAAAAACAGCCAACTTAGATCTGATTTTTAAAGATAAAATTCATGAATTAGCCCAAATTCATAATATTGAAATCAACATTTATAGCCTTAAAGGAGAACTTCTAAAATCATCCAAAGAATCTTTTGCTGTTGATAAAGTTCCTCCTCCAATCCCTGAATACATCTTAAAACTGGTACGTTCTTCTATCGAGAAACGTTTTGTAGATATAAAAACTCAAGATGGCGTAAAAAACCGATCTTCTTATAGTTTAATCAAAGATGAAAAATTCAAGCCACTTGGGATTTTAAACTTACCATACATTGAAGATGACAGTTATTATGAAAATGAACTGAACACTTTCTTAATTCGTTTGGGGCAGGTTTATTCATTTATGCTTATTGTTGCATTTGCATTGGCTTACTTCCTATCAACATACATCACCAAATCATTAAAAACCATTTCGGATAAACTAAGCGAAACCAATCTGAATCAAAAAAACGAGAAGATTGTTTTAGAGGCCAGCAGCAAAGAGATTAACTTTTTGATAAAGTCTTACAACGGAATGGTGGAAAAGCTTGAAAAAAGCGCCATAAAACTAGCTCAAAGTGAACGTGAGGAAGCTTGGCGCGAAATGGCAAAACAAGTAGCACACGAAATTAAAAATCCGCTTACGCCAATGCGCCTGACGGTACAGAGTTATCAAAGAAAATTTGATCCTTTGGCTCCTGATGCAAAACAAAAACTGAATGATTACTCCGAAACATTAATTCAGCAAATTGATACTATGTCTGCTGTGGCTTCGGCTTTTTCAAATTTTGCTTCGATGCCTGCACAACAAAACGAAACATTAAATGTGGTTGAAGTTGTGGAACTTTCGTTGGATATCTTTAATGAAGAATATCTTGTGTTTGAAAGTGATGAAGAGGAAATTATTTCGAAAATGGATCGAACGCAACTCATCCGAATTATTACCAATTTGGTCAAAAATGCAACTCAAGCCATTCCTGAAATTCAAAACAATAAATCAATTCTAGTTACAGTAAAAAGGAAAGAAGACAATGTTGAAATTACTGTAAAAGACAACGGTATAGGTATTCAAAAGCAAGATATTGAACGTGTTTTTGAACCAAAGTTTACTACAAAAAATAGCGGAATGGGTCTTGGACTCGGAATTATAAAAAACATTATCGAAAATTATAAAGGAACAATTACCTTTGAAACAGAATACGGAAAAGGAACCACATTTACAGTAACATTACCAATCACAAACTCATAA
- a CDS encoding CopD family protein translates to MEYYNYLKSLHLIFVITWFAGLFYIVRLFVYQIEANDKPSPEKEILQKQYKIMTYRLWYIITWPSAVLASIFAFWMLLFTDIGKAWLQMPWMHVKLGFVFLLYLYHGKCHQIFKQLQNDNVKYTTNFMRLWNEGATIILFAVVFLVVLKNAINWIYGVIGIFLFSVLIMLGFKFYKRLREKK, encoded by the coding sequence ATGGAATATTACAATTACCTAAAATCACTGCACCTCATCTTTGTAATCACTTGGTTTGCTGGGTTGTTTTACATTGTTCGTTTATTTGTTTATCAAATAGAAGCCAATGACAAGCCATCTCCTGAGAAAGAAATTTTACAAAAGCAATACAAAATAATGACCTACAGATTGTGGTACATTATCACTTGGCCATCAGCAGTGTTAGCAAGTATTTTTGCTTTTTGGATGTTGCTTTTTACCGATATCGGAAAGGCTTGGCTACAAATGCCTTGGATGCATGTGAAGCTTGGTTTCGTATTTTTATTATATTTATATCACGGAAAATGTCATCAGATATTCAAACAATTGCAAAATGACAATGTAAAATATACTACTAATTTCATGCGTTTATGGAATGAAGGAGCAACAATAATTTTGTTTGCTGTAGTGTTTTTGGTTGTTTTAAAAAATGCAATTAACTGGATTTATGGTGTTATCGGAATATTTTTATTTTCGGTTTTAATCATGCTCGGTTTTAAATTTTATAAAAGATTACGAGAGAAGAAATAA